A window from Theobroma cacao cultivar B97-61/B2 chromosome 3, Criollo_cocoa_genome_V2, whole genome shotgun sequence encodes these proteins:
- the LOC18606836 gene encoding pentatricopeptide repeat-containing protein At1g31920 isoform X1: MPGTSVLQQTKFFSLPADPPQSPELSLRLKEQECFSILKRCKNMEEFRQAHAQIVKWGFFWNSFCASNLVAACALSDGGSMDYACSIFQQIDEPGTFEFNTMIRAHVKDMTFEEALVFYYEMLEKGVEPDNFTYPALFKACACLQAQEEGKQIHGHAFKLGLESDLYVQNSLINMYGKCGEIEHSCAIFEQMDQKSVASWSAIIAAHASFGKWYECLMMFGNMSSEGCWRPEESTLVTVLSACTHLGALDLGKCTHGSLLRNISELNVIVQTSLMDMYVKCGCLEKGLSLFRKMGNRSQMSYTVMISGLAMHGHGAEALRIYSEMLKDGLDPDDVVYVGVLSACSHAGLVDEGFRCFDRMKSEHGITPTVQHYGCMVDLMGKAGMINEALEFIKSMPIKPNDVVWRSLLSACRVHCNLEIGEIAAKHLFQSKSQNPGDYVILSNMYARAQRWQEVAKIRVEMARKGLHQVPGFSLVEVGRRIHKFVSQDTSHPQCVSVYEMIHQMEWQLKFEGYSPDTSQVLLDVDEEEKRQRLKGHSQKLAIAFALIHTSQGSPIRIARNLRMCNDCHTYTKLISLIYEREITVRDRNRFHHFKDGTCSCRDYR; encoded by the coding sequence ATGCCTGGGACTTCAGTCCTTCAGCAAACCAAGTTCTTTTCACTACCTGCAGATCCACCACAAAGCCCAGAGTTGAGTTTGAGGTTGAAGGAGCAAGAGTGCTTTTCTATCCTGAAGAGGTGCAAGAACATGGAAGAATTCAGGCAAGCTCATGCCCAGATCGTCAAGTGGGGTTTCTTTTGGAACTCCTTTTGTGCAAGCAATCTAGTGGCTGCGTGTGCCCTCTCAGATGGTGGTAGCATGGACTATGCCTgttcaatttttcaacaaattgATGAACCGGGTACTTTTGAATTCAATACCATGATTAGAGCTCATGTCAAAGACATGACCTTTGAGGAAGctttagttttttattatgaGATGCTTGAAAAAGGAGTTGAGCCTGATAATTTCACTTATCCTGCTCTTTTCAAGGCATGTGCCTGTTTACAGGCACAAGAAGAAGGAAAGCAAATTCATGGGCATGCATTTAAGCTTGGCCTTGAAAGCGATTTGTATGTGCAGAACAGCTTGATCAATATGTATGGCAAATGTGGGGAGATAGAACATTCTTGTGCAATCTTTGAGCAAATGGATCAAAAGAGTGTTGCTTCTTGGAGTGCTATTATTGCAGCACATGCTAGTTTTGGAAAATGGTACGAGTGCTTGATGATGTTTGGGAACATGAGTAGTGAGGGATGTTGGAGGCCTGAAGAAAGCACACTGGTTACTGTGCTCTCTGCTTGTACTCATTTGGGTGCTCTTGATTTGGGGAAGTGCACACATGGGTCCTTGCTGAGGAACATTAGTGAACTCAATGTTATAGTACAGACATCCTTGATGGACATGTATGTCAAATGCGGGTGTTTGGAGAAAGGTCTATCACTCTTTCGGAAAATGGGCAACAGGAGCCAAATGTCCTATACTGTAATGATTTCAGGACTTGCCATGCATGGACATGGTGCGGAAGCTCTAAGGATATACTCAGAGATGCTCAAAGATGGTCTGGACCCGGATGATGTTGTCTACGTGGGTGTATTAAGTGCTTGCAGTCATGCTGGCCTTGTTGATGAGGGCTTCCGATGCTTTGACAGAATGAAATCTGAGCATGGTATAACACCAACAGTTCAGCATTATGGTTGCATGGTAGACCTCATGGGAAAAGCTGGGATGATCAATGAAGCTCTTGAATTTATCAAGAGCATGCCTATCAAGCCCAATGATGTGGTCTGGCGGAGCCTTCTCAGTGCTTGTAGAGTTCATTGTAACTTGGAAATAGGAGAGATTGCAGCTAAGCATCTTTTCCAGTCAAAGTCACAAAATCCTGGTGACTATGTGATACTATCAAATATGTATGCACGAGCTCAAAGGTGGCAGGAGGTGGCTAAAATTCGGGTGGAAATGGCGAGAAAGGGTTTGCACCAGGTGCCAGGTTTTAGCCTGGTTGAGGTGGGGAGAAGAATCCACAAGTTTGTTTCACAAGACACGTCTCATCCTCAATGCGTAAGTGTCTACGAGATGATTCACCAGATGGAATGGCAGCTAAAATTTGAAGGTTATTCCCCAGATACATCACAGGTATTGCTTGATGTAGatgaagaagagaagagacAGAGATTGAAAGGCCATAGTCAGAAGTTAGCAATTGCATTTGCGCTCATACATACATCTCAGGGTTCTCCTATAAGAATAGCTAGAAACCTCAGGATGTGCAATGACTGTCATACGTATACCAAACTAATATCCCTCATCTATGAACGTGAAATTACAGTAAGAGATCGTAATCGGTTCCACCATTTTAAAGATGGCACTTGTTCTTGTAGGGATTACCGGTGA
- the LOC18606836 gene encoding pentatricopeptide repeat-containing protein At1g31920 isoform X2: MVVAWTMPVQFFNKLMNRACACLQAQEEGKQIHGHAFKLGLESDLYVQNSLINMYGKCGEIEHSCAIFEQMDQKSVASWSAIIAAHASFGKWYECLMMFGNMSSEGCWRPEESTLVTVLSACTHLGALDLGKCTHGSLLRNISELNVIVQTSLMDMYVKCGCLEKGLSLFRKMGNRSQMSYTVMISGLAMHGHGAEALRIYSEMLKDGLDPDDVVYVGVLSACSHAGLVDEGFRCFDRMKSEHGITPTVQHYGCMVDLMGKAGMINEALEFIKSMPIKPNDVVWRSLLSACRVHCNLEIGEIAAKHLFQSKSQNPGDYVILSNMYARAQRWQEVAKIRVEMARKGLHQVPGFSLVEVGRRIHKFVSQDTSHPQCVSVYEMIHQMEWQLKFEGYSPDTSQVLLDVDEEEKRQRLKGHSQKLAIAFALIHTSQGSPIRIARNLRMCNDCHTYTKLISLIYEREITVRDRNRFHHFKDGTCSCRDYR, translated from the exons ATGGTGGTAGCATGGACTATGCCTgttcaatttttcaacaaattgATGAACCGG GCATGTGCCTGTTTACAGGCACAAGAAGAAGGAAAGCAAATTCATGGGCATGCATTTAAGCTTGGCCTTGAAAGCGATTTGTATGTGCAGAACAGCTTGATCAATATGTATGGCAAATGTGGGGAGATAGAACATTCTTGTGCAATCTTTGAGCAAATGGATCAAAAGAGTGTTGCTTCTTGGAGTGCTATTATTGCAGCACATGCTAGTTTTGGAAAATGGTACGAGTGCTTGATGATGTTTGGGAACATGAGTAGTGAGGGATGTTGGAGGCCTGAAGAAAGCACACTGGTTACTGTGCTCTCTGCTTGTACTCATTTGGGTGCTCTTGATTTGGGGAAGTGCACACATGGGTCCTTGCTGAGGAACATTAGTGAACTCAATGTTATAGTACAGACATCCTTGATGGACATGTATGTCAAATGCGGGTGTTTGGAGAAAGGTCTATCACTCTTTCGGAAAATGGGCAACAGGAGCCAAATGTCCTATACTGTAATGATTTCAGGACTTGCCATGCATGGACATGGTGCGGAAGCTCTAAGGATATACTCAGAGATGCTCAAAGATGGTCTGGACCCGGATGATGTTGTCTACGTGGGTGTATTAAGTGCTTGCAGTCATGCTGGCCTTGTTGATGAGGGCTTCCGATGCTTTGACAGAATGAAATCTGAGCATGGTATAACACCAACAGTTCAGCATTATGGTTGCATGGTAGACCTCATGGGAAAAGCTGGGATGATCAATGAAGCTCTTGAATTTATCAAGAGCATGCCTATCAAGCCCAATGATGTGGTCTGGCGGAGCCTTCTCAGTGCTTGTAGAGTTCATTGTAACTTGGAAATAGGAGAGATTGCAGCTAAGCATCTTTTCCAGTCAAAGTCACAAAATCCTGGTGACTATGTGATACTATCAAATATGTATGCACGAGCTCAAAGGTGGCAGGAGGTGGCTAAAATTCGGGTGGAAATGGCGAGAAAGGGTTTGCACCAGGTGCCAGGTTTTAGCCTGGTTGAGGTGGGGAGAAGAATCCACAAGTTTGTTTCACAAGACACGTCTCATCCTCAATGCGTAAGTGTCTACGAGATGATTCACCAGATGGAATGGCAGCTAAAATTTGAAGGTTATTCCCCAGATACATCACAGGTATTGCTTGATGTAGatgaagaagagaagagacAGAGATTGAAAGGCCATAGTCAGAAGTTAGCAATTGCATTTGCGCTCATACATACATCTCAGGGTTCTCCTATAAGAATAGCTAGAAACCTCAGGATGTGCAATGACTGTCATACGTATACCAAACTAATATCCCTCATCTATGAACGTGAAATTACAGTAAGAGATCGTAATCGGTTCCACCATTTTAAAGATGGCACTTGTTCTTGTAGGGATTACCGGTGA